In Alosa alosa isolate M-15738 ecotype Scorff River chromosome 23, AALO_Geno_1.1, whole genome shotgun sequence, a single window of DNA contains:
- the LOC125288446 gene encoding inhibin beta B chain-like encodes MIKFITKVVCFVACVLSIRCTPAPETQTVSQDTCASCGIGQTEESRRMDIDFLEAVKRHILNRLQMRERPNITHPIPKAAMVTALRKLHAGKVREDGRVEIPNLDGHASYHNEVEEETSEIISFAETDELVSSKSSLFFVISNEGNQNLYVSQASLWLYFKLLPSTSEKGPRRKVTVKVYFQEPGLSSKWNLVEKRVDLKRSGWHTFPLTEAVKLVFSKGDRRQNLDIRCEGCDESGVIPSLVNPADESHRPFLVVQARLADNKHRIRKRGLECDGTNSLCCRQQFYIDFRLIGWNDWIIAPSGYFGNYCEGNCPAYMAGVPGSASSFHTAVVNQYRMRGMSPGSMNSCCIPTKLSTMSMLYFDDEYNIVKRDVPNMIVEECGCA; translated from the exons ATGATAAAGTTTATCACAAAAGTGGTCTGTTTTGTGGCGTGCGTACTCTCCATCCGCTGTACACCGGCCCCCGAGACCCAGACAGTGTCCCAGGATACCTGCGCTTCTTGCGGAATCGGTCAGACGGAGGAGTCGAGGAGGATGGACATAGATTTTTTGGAGGCAGTGAAAAGGCATATTCTGAACAGGTTACAGATGCGGGAGCGACCCAACATCACCCACCCCATCCCGAAGGCGGCGATGGTGACTGCGTTAAGGAAACTTCACGCGGGGAAAGTAAGGGAGGACGGGAGAGTGGAAATCCCAAACCTTGATGGACACGCGAGTTACCACaacgaggtggaggaggaaacTTCAGAGATCATCAGTTTCGCGGAAACAG ATGAGCTGGTGTCCTCCAAGTCGAGCCTCTTCTTCGTCATCTCCAACGAGGGGAACCAGAACCTCTACGTGTCCCAGGCCAGCCTGTGGCTGTACTTCAAGCTGCTGCCCTCGACGTCGGAGAAGGGCCCGCGCCGCAAGGTGACGGTCAAGGTGTACTTCCAGGAGCCGGGCCTGAGCAGCAAGTGGAACCTGGTGGAGAAGCGCGTGGACCTCAAGCGCAGCGGCTGGCACACCTTCCCACTGACCGAGGCCGTGAAGCTGGTCTTCAGCAAGGGCGACCGGCGGCAGAACCTGGACATCCGTTGCGAGGGATGCGACGAGTCGGGCGTGATCCCCTCGCTGGTCAACCCCGCCGACGAGTCGCACCGGCCCTTCCTGGTGGTCCAGGCTCGCCTGGCCGACAACAAGCACCGCATCCGCAAGCGCGGCCTGGAGTGCGATGGCACCAACAGCCTGTGCTGCCGGCAGCAGTTCTACATCGACTTCCGGCTCATCGGCTGGAACGACTGGATCATCGCCCCGTCCGGGTACTTCGGGAACTACTGCGAGGGCAACTGCCCGGCCTACATGGCGGGGGTGCCGGGGTCGGCGTCCTCGTTCCACACGGCGGTGGTCAACCAGTACCGCATGCGTGGCATGAGCCCCGGCTCGATGAACTCCTGCTGCATCCCCACCAAACTCAGCACCATGTCCATGCTCTACTTCGACGACGAGTACAACATCGTCAAGAGAGACGTCCCCAACATGATCGTGGAGGAGTGCGGCTGTGCTTGA